From Nitrospirota bacterium, a single genomic window includes:
- the arc gene encoding proteasome ATPase codes for MSETKKNYRLPAIKTQIKKSLEMPSSSSSASSSEAKIAEYEKEIESLCDHVKSLEEELQRVYESRFKLDSAFKQNEKLTSALHEAKDQIQALRKEVEKLTSPPASYGVFADTNDDGTINVYVSGRKLKVNVRPGIEITTLRKGQEVILNDALNVIEIRGYDSQGEVVHLKDRLGKDRAIISLHGDEERVAEIGEPLQGTKLSVGDVLLFDQRSGLLLEKLPKTEVGQVILEEVPDVAYGDIGGLKKQIETIMDAIELPFVYPELFKEYRLLPPKGVLLYGPPGCGKTLIAKAVANSIAKRLESKGEKDVRSYFLHVKGPELLNKYVGESERQIREVFSKAKEKADEGMPVVVFFDEMDALFRTRGTGVSSDIESTIVPQFLSEIDGVESLRNVIVIGASNRQDLIDPAILRPGRLDIKIRIDRPDADSAKDVFSKYLTTDLPFHKSEMDHDNGDAEKVTERLINLTVERMYSLDEENKFLEVTYANGDKEILYFKDFVSGAMIEGIVARSKKHAIKRAITLGEGGIKEEDLLTAIKDEFKENEDLPNTTNPDDWAKIAGRKNERIVHARTISGKAKETRRIETVATGHYL; via the coding sequence ATGTCCGAGACAAAGAAAAACTACAGATTACCAGCCATAAAAACCCAAATAAAGAAGTCATTGGAGATGCCGTCATCATCTTCTTCTGCGTCTTCAAGTGAAGCAAAGATAGCAGAGTATGAGAAGGAGATTGAAAGCCTCTGTGATCACGTAAAAAGCCTCGAAGAGGAACTTCAGCGTGTTTATGAATCCAGGTTCAAACTGGATAGTGCATTCAAACAGAATGAAAAGTTGACGTCTGCACTCCATGAAGCAAAAGATCAGATACAGGCATTAAGGAAAGAGGTAGAAAAACTTACGTCACCCCCTGCAAGTTATGGTGTTTTCGCTGATACTAATGATGACGGTACAATAAATGTTTATGTATCCGGCAGAAAACTAAAGGTGAATGTCAGACCCGGTATTGAGATAACTACACTCCGTAAAGGCCAGGAGGTGATTCTGAATGACGCACTTAATGTCATTGAGATACGCGGCTATGATAGTCAGGGAGAGGTGGTCCATTTAAAAGACAGGCTGGGAAAAGATAGGGCAATAATATCCCTACATGGTGATGAAGAACGTGTTGCTGAAATTGGTGAACCTCTTCAGGGGACAAAACTGAGTGTAGGAGATGTCCTTCTGTTTGACCAACGGTCAGGTCTGCTGTTAGAGAAATTACCCAAGACAGAAGTCGGCCAGGTAATACTCGAAGAGGTTCCTGATGTTGCGTATGGAGATATAGGCGGATTGAAAAAACAGATAGAAACCATTATGGATGCCATAGAGCTTCCATTTGTATATCCGGAACTATTTAAAGAGTACCGCTTACTGCCGCCTAAGGGTGTTTTGCTATACGGCCCTCCGGGGTGCGGAAAGACCCTTATTGCAAAGGCAGTGGCCAATTCTATTGCAAAGCGGCTGGAATCAAAAGGGGAAAAGGATGTACGCAGCTATTTCCTCCATGTCAAAGGCCCTGAACTGCTGAATAAATATGTCGGTGAAAGTGAACGTCAGATACGTGAGGTATTTTCTAAAGCAAAAGAGAAGGCTGATGAAGGTATGCCTGTTGTAGTATTCTTTGATGAAATGGATGCCTTGTTCAGGACAAGGGGAACAGGTGTCTCTTCTGACATTGAGTCTACAATAGTTCCTCAGTTTTTGTCTGAGATTGATGGTGTAGAGAGCCTGCGGAATGTAATTGTAATTGGTGCAAGTAACCGGCAGGACCTGATTGACCCTGCAATACTGAGGCCGGGGCGGCTTGATATTAAGATAAGGATAGACCGTCCTGATGCAGATTCAGCAAAGGATGTATTCAGCAAGTATCTTACTACTGATTTACCGTTTCATAAATCTGAAATGGACCATGATAACGGAGATGCGGAAAAGGTTACTGAAAGATTGATTAATCTTACAGTTGAGCGTATGTATAGTCTTGACGAAGAGAATAAATTCTTAGAAGTAACTTATGCAAATGGCGATAAAGAGATACTGTACTTCAAGGATTTTGTAAGCGGTGCAATGATAGAGGGGATTGTAGCGAGGAGTAAAAAACATGCAATAAAGAGGGCAATTACCCTTGGAGAGGGCGGCATTAAGGAGGAAGACCTTTTGACTGCTATTAAAGATGAGTTTAAGGAAAATGAGGATCTTCCGAATACAACAAATCCTGATGACTGGGCCAAAATCGCCGGCAGAAAGAATGAGCGTATTGTTCATGCTCGGACTATCAGCGGTAAG
- the thiE gene encoding thiamine phosphate synthase, with protein sequence MNYIDFNLYLIADPSLVQNDFLTSVKKAIDGGVKGIQFRGKNLTAKEMLGTGERLRALTAKHAVKLFINDRLDVAMALGADGVHLGQNGFSVGLARKLSGSRFTIGVSTHSLKEARKAADDGADFITFGPIFATPTKLVYGPPVGLNRLSSVTKKIRIPVFAIGGVKKESIKAVIGKGAYGVAVISAVLNARSVYKATVNILDELVRQKS encoded by the coding sequence ATGAACTACATTGATTTTAACTTATACCTCATCGCTGACCCGTCTCTGGTACAAAACGATTTTTTAACAAGTGTGAAAAAAGCGATTGATGGTGGTGTCAAAGGTATACAGTTCAGAGGTAAGAATTTGACGGCTAAGGAGATGTTAGGGACAGGAGAGAGGCTCAGGGCATTGACTGCAAAACACGCTGTAAAATTATTTATAAATGACCGGCTGGATGTTGCAATGGCACTGGGTGCAGACGGTGTACATTTGGGGCAGAATGGCTTCAGTGTTGGACTTGCCAGGAAGTTGTCGGGCAGTAGATTTACAATTGGTGTATCAACTCATAGTCTTAAAGAGGCAAGGAAGGCCGCAGATGACGGTGCTGATTTTATTACATTTGGCCCGATCTTTGCAACACCTACTAAATTAGTATATGGACCGCCGGTTGGGTTGAACAGACTATCAAGTGTTACAAAGAAGATCAGGATTCCGGTGTTTGCAATCGGTGGCGTTAAAAAAGAGAGTATAAAGGCTGTAATTGGAAAGGGGGCTTATGGGGTAGCAGTTATTTCTGCTGTATTAAATGCAAGGTCAGTGTATAAAGCAACTGTGAATATTCTTGATGAACTTGTAAGGCAAAAATCGTAA
- a CDS encoding thiazole synthase — MDDVLRVGGMDIRSRLWVGTGKYKDFKETKEAIEASGAHVVTVAVRRVNITDRSKENLLDYIDPKKYIILPNTAGCYTADDAVRTARLARAAGISDLVKLEVIGDERTLMPDNEALLEAAKILVKEGFIVLPYTNDDPIMARKLEDIGCSAIMPLAAPIGSGLGIRNPYNIRIIKEFATVPVIVDAGVGTASEAAVAMELGCDAVLMNTAIACAKQPVMMAHAMRLAVEAGRLAYLAGRIPKKLYASASSPLGGMIE, encoded by the coding sequence ATGGATGACGTATTAAGAGTGGGCGGTATGGACATCAGGTCCCGGTTATGGGTAGGGACAGGGAAATATAAGGACTTCAAGGAAACAAAAGAGGCAATTGAGGCATCCGGCGCACATGTTGTTACAGTAGCAGTCAGGAGGGTAAACATAACAGACCGTTCAAAGGAAAACCTCCTTGATTACATAGACCCTAAGAAATATATAATACTACCGAACACCGCCGGTTGCTACACAGCAGATGATGCTGTGAGGACAGCAAGGCTTGCCCGTGCCGCGGGGATATCTGACCTTGTAAAACTTGAGGTCATTGGAGATGAACGAACACTTATGCCGGACAATGAGGCTTTATTAGAAGCGGCAAAGATATTGGTAAAAGAAGGGTTCATTGTGCTCCCTTATACCAATGATGACCCGATAATGGCAAGGAAATTAGAGGACATAGGCTGTAGTGCAATTATGCCGCTTGCTGCCCCGATTGGTTCAGGCCTGGGCATAAGAAATCCATATAATATAAGGATAATAAAAGAATTTGCAACAGTTCCGGTAATAGTAGATGCAGGGGTTGGTACTGCATCTGAAGCGGCTGTAGCCATGGAGCTTGGATGTGATGCAGTTCTTATGAATACAGCCATAGCTTGTGCTAAACAACCTGTTATGATGGCCCATGCAATGAGGCTGGCTGTTGAGGCCGGAAGACTCGCGTATCTTGCCGGCAGGATACCGAAGAAGCTATATGCCTCTGCCAGCAGTCCGCTGGGAGGGATGATAGAATAA
- the thiS gene encoding sulfur carrier protein ThiS, with protein sequence MEINVTVNGEKQHIIEGTSVSSLLNMMNISPQLVAIEYNMEILDKKQFDSVLLKEGDRLEIITFVGGGNG encoded by the coding sequence ATGGAAATAAATGTTACAGTTAATGGTGAAAAGCAACACATAATTGAAGGGACTTCCGTCTCTTCCCTGTTGAATATGATGAATATCAGCCCCCAGCTGGTTGCAATTGAGTATAATATGGAGATACTGGATAAGAAACAATTTGACTCAGTCTTATTAAAAGAAGGGGACAGGCTTGAGATAATTACCTTTGTGGGAGGCGGAAATGGATGA
- a CDS encoding YtxH domain-containing protein, with the protein MGCDHGRGENLIFFVVGGLIGAGVALLYAPKSGKETREDIRRIANKGAEKFMTEKDAIQRRLSDLMHEISSRTEELVRGGVQLADDKKREILAAIQAAKKAYDEERRRLESERESGI; encoded by the coding sequence ATGGGCTGTGATCATGGTAGAGGAGAAAACTTAATATTCTTTGTAGTAGGCGGTCTTATAGGTGCGGGAGTAGCCTTGCTATATGCGCCTAAATCAGGAAAAGAGACAAGAGAGGACATCCGGAGGATTGCAAATAAAGGTGCTGAGAAGTTTATGACTGAGAAAGATGCGATTCAGAGGAGGCTTTCAGACCTGATGCACGAGATCAGCAGCAGGACAGAAGAGCTTGTACGCGGCGGAGTTCAGCTTGCTGACGATAAAAAACGCGAAATCCTTGCAGCTATTCAGGCAGCGAAGAAGGCTTATGATGAAGAGAGGAGAAGGCTTGAGTCGGAAAGGGAATCAGGTATCTGA
- a CDS encoding protein-glutamate O-methyltransferase CheR, with the protein MAEPALSEEHIDTILDKMYRERGWDFRRYRKSSLKRCIERRLAFSRLPYEHYINLLDAEPREFNQLFNQITIKVSEFFRDPEVFHKIEAYIIPETVERLKTKKQSNIRIWSSGCARGEEPYSLAILLSKAREKYYTAHNSSPSLSGFPCNIKIFATDIDEISIELARKGIYNETLLQNVPLCLKNHCFISIDNRYQIIPQIRNLVTFGVHNIVSNIHLSHIDIAICRNLLIYFEKDLQEKVIEKFWYSLDKGGFLILGKSEVIPHSLRGRFTEVFRKEKIYQKI; encoded by the coding sequence ATGGCTGAGCCTGCACTTTCAGAAGAACATATAGACACGATTCTTGATAAAATGTACCGGGAAAGGGGCTGGGACTTCCGCAGATACAGGAAGTCAAGCCTTAAGCGGTGCATCGAGAGAAGACTTGCCTTTTCAAGACTCCCTTATGAACACTACATAAACCTGCTTGATGCAGAACCTCGGGAATTTAATCAGCTCTTCAATCAAATCACAATTAAGGTAAGTGAGTTCTTCCGTGACCCGGAGGTCTTCCACAAGATAGAGGCGTATATAATACCTGAGACAGTAGAAAGGTTAAAAACGAAAAAACAGAGTAACATTAGGATATGGAGCAGTGGATGTGCAAGAGGAGAAGAACCGTACTCCCTTGCAATACTCCTTTCAAAGGCCAGAGAGAAATATTATACTGCTCATAATAGCAGTCCTTCCTTATCAGGATTTCCATGTAATATTAAGATATTTGCAACTGATATTGACGAGATATCAATTGAACTTGCAAGAAAAGGGATTTACAATGAAACGCTTCTGCAGAATGTACCGCTCTGTTTAAAAAATCATTGTTTCATATCTATTGACAACCGTTATCAGATAATTCCACAGATTAGAAATCTTGTAACATTCGGCGTCCACAATATCGTATCCAATATCCATCTGTCCCATATAGATATTGCAATATGCCGTAACCTGCTTATCTATTTTGAAAAGGATCTGCAGGAAAAGGTAATTGAGAAGTTCTGGTATTCCCTTGATAAAGGCGGATTCTTAATACTTGGGAAGAGTGAAGTTATACCTCATTCATTAAGGGGCAGATTTACAGAGGTCTTTAGAAAGGAAAAGATATACCAGAAGATTTAG